One segment of Streptomyces sp. NBC_01463 DNA contains the following:
- the dxs gene encoding 1-deoxy-D-xylulose-5-phosphate synthase: MTVLENIHGPHDLRALSPNALRRLGAEIRELLIESVSSTGGHLGPNLGVVELTIALHCEFDSPHDRIVFDTGHQTYVHKILTGRAGGFDRLRRRGGLSGYPAREESPHDLVENSHASTAVSYADGLSKAHMLNGESDRQAVAVIGDGALTGGMAWEALNSVAAGNRPNVVVVVNDNGRSYAPTVGGLAEHLDVLRTASTYDNILEQGGRILRGIPAIGDLAYRGLHGAKAGLKDFTTPQSLFTGLGLKYLGPVDGHDLAAVRRALRNARRYQGPVLVHVVTRKGAGYAPAESDEADRFHGIGVHDPKTGRPLPAPAKVSWTSVFGEELARAGEEREEIVAITAAMLRPTGLDRFAAAHPDRVFDVGIAEQHAVTSAVGLAMGGKHPVVAVYATFLNRAFDQLLLDAALHGAGVTIALDRAGVTGDDGPSHNGVWDLAVLQVVPGLRIAAPRDAATLRAELREALDVADAPTVVRFPKGAVPADIPAVGRRGGTDILAEPAAARTDSTDSGESAARLHDVLLVAVGAMAPLCLAAAGLLTEVGLTVTVADPRWVKPVDSSLVSLAAEHRLVATVEDGSRAGGVGSAIAQALRDADVDVPLRDFGTPARFLNHGTRQEVLEESGLTAEQLAAAVEKACRRLPADAPHLTERSSHS; the protein is encoded by the coding sequence ATGACTGTCCTGGAGAACATCCACGGTCCGCACGACCTTCGAGCGCTGTCCCCGAACGCCCTGCGCCGTCTCGGCGCGGAGATACGCGAACTTCTCATCGAGTCGGTGAGCAGCACCGGCGGCCACCTCGGCCCCAACCTCGGCGTCGTCGAGCTGACCATCGCCCTGCACTGCGAGTTCGACTCGCCCCATGACCGCATCGTCTTCGACACCGGCCATCAGACCTACGTCCACAAGATCCTGACCGGACGCGCGGGCGGCTTCGACCGGCTGCGTCGCCGCGGCGGGCTGTCCGGCTACCCGGCCCGCGAGGAGTCGCCGCACGACCTGGTGGAGAACTCCCACGCCTCCACGGCGGTCAGCTACGCGGACGGCCTGAGCAAGGCCCACATGCTGAACGGCGAATCCGACCGCCAGGCCGTGGCGGTGATCGGCGACGGGGCCCTGACCGGCGGCATGGCCTGGGAGGCGCTCAACAGCGTCGCCGCGGGCAACCGGCCGAACGTGGTCGTCGTCGTCAACGACAACGGCCGCTCCTACGCCCCGACCGTCGGCGGTCTCGCCGAGCACCTCGACGTGCTGCGCACGGCCTCGACGTACGACAACATCCTCGAACAGGGCGGCCGGATCCTGCGCGGCATCCCCGCCATCGGCGACCTCGCCTACCGCGGGCTGCACGGCGCGAAGGCCGGGCTGAAGGACTTCACCACACCGCAGTCGCTGTTCACCGGACTCGGCCTGAAGTACCTCGGCCCCGTCGACGGGCACGACCTGGCGGCGGTACGGCGTGCGCTGCGCAACGCCCGCAGGTACCAGGGCCCCGTCCTGGTGCACGTCGTGACGCGCAAGGGCGCCGGATACGCCCCGGCCGAGAGCGACGAGGCGGACCGCTTCCACGGCATCGGCGTGCACGACCCGAAGACCGGCCGGCCGCTGCCCGCCCCGGCCAAGGTGTCGTGGACCTCGGTGTTCGGCGAGGAACTGGCCCGGGCGGGCGAGGAGCGCGAGGAGATCGTGGCGATCACCGCCGCGATGCTCAGGCCGACCGGCCTCGACCGGTTCGCCGCGGCACACCCGGACCGGGTCTTCGACGTCGGTATCGCCGAACAGCACGCCGTCACCTCGGCCGTGGGCCTCGCCATGGGCGGGAAGCACCCGGTGGTCGCCGTGTACGCCACGTTCCTGAACCGGGCCTTCGACCAACTGCTCCTGGACGCGGCGCTGCACGGCGCGGGCGTCACGATCGCCCTGGACCGGGCCGGCGTCACCGGCGACGACGGACCGTCCCACAACGGCGTATGGGATCTTGCCGTGCTCCAGGTGGTGCCGGGGCTGCGGATCGCGGCGCCGCGCGACGCCGCGACACTCCGTGCCGAACTGCGGGAGGCGCTCGACGTCGCGGACGCGCCGACCGTGGTCCGCTTCCCCAAGGGCGCGGTACCGGCGGACATTCCGGCGGTCGGGCGGCGCGGCGGGACGGACATCCTGGCCGAACCGGCCGCCGCACGCACCGACTCCACCGACTCCGGTGAGTCCGCAGCGCGCCTCCACGACGTCCTGCTCGTCGCGGTCGGTGCCATGGCGCCTCTCTGCCTCGCGGCGGCCGGGCTGCTCACCGAGGTGGGCCTCACCGTGACCGTGGCCGACCCGCGCTGGGTCAAACCGGTCGACAGCTCCCTGGTGTCCCTCGCCGCCGAGCACCGGCTGGTGGCCACGGTCGAGGACGGCAGCAGGGCCGGGGGAGTCGGTTCCGCCATCGCCCAGGCGCTGCGCGACGCCGACGTGGACGTACCGCTGCGGGACTTCGGAACGCCGGCCCGCTTCCTGAACCACGGAACACGCCAGGAGGTCCTGGAGGAGTCGGGACTCACGGCCGAACAGCTCGCCGCCGCGGTGGAGAAGGCCTGCCGACGGCTTCCGGCCGACGCACCGCACCTCACGGAACGGAGTTCGCACTCATGA
- the ispH gene encoding 4-hydroxy-3-methylbut-2-enyl diphosphate reductase: MTKDVANDETKDVTARTAAGSAAAPLVVTGTVASSHPDVRPGDVLVATEFSAATCASAPLLTGELRRAGRRVRAGTLADLGVPLDEPVVAAALRAARPDRPTAVVLTAGSADGNADDDADPDGAVGRAIGAWRAALGPRAVLLAEPRSFCAGVDRAIEIVERLLDRGPHPVYVRKEIVHNTHVVRDLAARGAVFVEELDEVPQGATVVFSAHGVSPAVRRDAELRGLDVYDATCPLVSKVHAEVRRYAARGDRIYLIGHAGHEESEGTIGEAPEQTVLVQTADDVAALPDDEGNASYVMQTTLGADEADSVAAALHDRFPGIRGPGSDDICYATTNRQNAVREVAAQADLVLVVGSANSSNSVRLVERSEAEGTKARLVEDLGDVPLGLLAGAGTVGVTAGASAAPALVEEIVEGLRALGPVRTQEVRVATETVTFGLPSGLGESTA; the protein is encoded by the coding sequence GTGACGAAGGACGTGGCGAACGACGAGACGAAGGACGTGACGGCGCGGACGGCGGCCGGTTCCGCCGCCGCGCCGCTGGTGGTGACCGGTACGGTCGCGTCGTCGCACCCCGATGTGCGGCCGGGTGACGTGCTGGTGGCCACCGAGTTCTCCGCGGCGACCTGTGCGTCCGCCCCGCTGCTCACCGGTGAGCTGCGCAGGGCCGGCCGCAGGGTGCGGGCCGGAACACTCGCGGACCTCGGTGTCCCGCTGGACGAGCCGGTGGTGGCGGCGGCGCTCCGTGCCGCGCGGCCCGACCGGCCGACCGCGGTGGTCCTGACGGCGGGGTCCGCCGACGGGAACGCCGATGACGACGCGGATCCCGACGGAGCGGTCGGCCGCGCGATCGGGGCCTGGCGCGCGGCGCTCGGCCCGCGTGCCGTCCTGCTGGCCGAGCCGCGGTCGTTCTGCGCCGGGGTCGACCGGGCCATCGAGATCGTGGAGCGACTGCTCGACCGCGGTCCGCACCCCGTGTACGTACGCAAGGAGATCGTGCACAACACCCATGTGGTGCGGGATCTCGCGGCCCGGGGCGCGGTGTTCGTGGAGGAGCTCGACGAGGTGCCGCAGGGCGCCACGGTCGTCTTCTCCGCGCACGGTGTCTCGCCCGCGGTGCGCCGGGACGCGGAGCTGCGCGGCCTCGATGTCTACGACGCCACCTGCCCGTTGGTCTCCAAGGTGCACGCGGAGGTCCGCCGGTACGCCGCCCGCGGCGACCGGATCTACCTCATCGGGCACGCGGGGCACGAGGAGAGCGAAGGCACCATCGGCGAGGCGCCCGAGCAGACCGTGCTGGTGCAGACCGCCGACGATGTGGCGGCGCTCCCCGACGACGAGGGGAACGCCTCCTACGTCATGCAGACCACCCTGGGAGCCGATGAGGCGGACTCGGTCGCCGCCGCGCTCCACGACCGCTTCCCCGGCATCCGGGGTCCGGGTTCCGACGACATCTGCTACGCCACGACCAACCGTCAGAACGCCGTGCGCGAAGTGGCCGCCCAGGCCGACCTCGTCCTGGTGGTCGGCTCCGCGAACTCCTCCAACTCGGTTCGTCTGGTGGAACGTTCGGAGGCGGAGGGCACGAAGGCGCGGCTGGTCGAGGACCTCGGCGATGTACCGCTCGGCCTCCTCGCGGGCGCCGGCACCGTCGGCGTCACGGCGGGCGCGTCCGCCGCGCCCGCCCTGGTCGAGGAGATCGTCGAGGGCCTGCGGGCCCTGGGTCCGGTCCGTACCCAGGAGGTTCGGGTCGCGACGGAGACGGTCACCTTCGGTCTGCCCAGCGGTCTCGGCGAGTCCACGGCCTGA